One segment of Anatilimnocola aggregata DNA contains the following:
- a CDS encoding DUF1501 domain-containing protein, protein MNPSMTRRDALRTSAAGFGSLALAALCRQAQAADGYVSPLAARQPHFPAKVKRVIFMFMEGGPSHVDTFDYKPELYKADGKALPYEQPKAGTVGKEPKLMKPPFKFAQHGESGLWISEVLPHLARHADDLCLINGMFHDTGLHEAGCVMMHTGEFRFTRPSIGSWITYGLGSESENLPAYVSVNPRDRNESSGCYSNAFLPAVHHATIMRGVSKLGVQKSPPIRNVNNPILSTSEQRRQLDFVQRLNVRYQQQKQSDSQIDAVIESFERAYRMQSAVPELLEVGSETKETLELYGLKSDGSGNAFAVQCLLARRMAEAGVRFIEISQGGWDHHAGIATGIPNACRGIDQPIAGLITDLKQRGLWNDTLLVWGGEFGRTPVLEQKPNNNHGRDHNGAGFTYWLAGGGVKGGLRYGATDELGYFAAENKVKVHELHATVLHLLGLDHQKLTYRYGGRDYTLTDVDGEVVRDILA, encoded by the coding sequence ATGAACCCCTCCATGACACGCCGCGACGCGCTGCGCACCAGCGCCGCCGGTTTCGGTTCTCTCGCGCTGGCGGCTCTGTGCCGGCAAGCCCAGGCCGCTGACGGCTACGTCAGTCCGCTCGCGGCGCGCCAGCCGCACTTTCCCGCCAAGGTGAAGCGGGTGATCTTTATGTTCATGGAAGGCGGACCGTCGCACGTCGATACATTCGACTACAAGCCCGAACTCTATAAGGCGGACGGCAAGGCTCTCCCCTACGAGCAGCCGAAGGCCGGCACGGTCGGCAAAGAGCCGAAGTTGATGAAGCCGCCATTCAAGTTCGCTCAGCACGGGGAAAGCGGACTCTGGATTTCCGAAGTGCTGCCGCATCTGGCCCGGCATGCCGACGACCTGTGCTTGATCAACGGCATGTTCCACGACACGGGCCTGCACGAGGCGGGCTGCGTGATGATGCACACTGGCGAGTTTCGTTTCACGCGGCCGTCGATCGGTTCGTGGATCACCTACGGTCTAGGGAGCGAATCGGAGAATCTGCCGGCCTACGTTTCGGTCAATCCTCGCGACCGCAACGAGTCGAGCGGCTGCTACTCGAACGCCTTCCTGCCCGCCGTTCATCACGCAACGATCATGCGCGGCGTGTCGAAGCTCGGCGTCCAGAAGTCGCCGCCGATCCGCAACGTCAACAACCCGATTCTCTCCACCAGCGAGCAGCGCCGGCAGTTGGACTTCGTCCAGCGGCTCAACGTCCGCTACCAGCAACAGAAGCAGTCCGACAGCCAAATCGACGCGGTCATTGAGTCGTTCGAGCGGGCCTATCGCATGCAATCGGCCGTGCCGGAGCTGTTGGAAGTAGGAAGTGAGACTAAGGAGACCCTTGAACTGTACGGCTTGAAATCCGATGGCAGCGGCAACGCTTTCGCAGTGCAGTGCCTGTTGGCGCGGCGGATGGCCGAGGCCGGAGTACGGTTCATCGAGATCTCGCAAGGGGGTTGGGATCATCACGCCGGCATCGCTACGGGCATCCCCAATGCGTGCCGCGGCATCGATCAACCGATCGCCGGTCTGATTACCGACTTGAAGCAGCGAGGTCTGTGGAACGACACGCTGCTCGTGTGGGGCGGTGAATTCGGCCGCACGCCGGTGCTCGAGCAAAAGCCGAACAACAATCACGGCCGCGACCACAACGGGGCCGGTTTCACCTACTGGCTGGCCGGCGGCGGCGTGAAAGGCGGCCTGCGTTACGGGGCGACCGACGAACTGGGCTATTTCGCAGCGGAGAATAAAGTGAAGGTCCACGAGCTGCACGCCACGGTGCTGCACCTGCTCGGCCTGGACCACCAGAAGCTGACCTACCGCTACGGCGGCCGAGACTACACGTTGACCGACGTCGATGGCGAAGTGGTTCGCGACATCCTGGCGTGA
- a CDS encoding DUF1501 domain-containing protein, with amino-acid sequence MDDHLIDEQHRLEHLVSRRTLLRGAIAGGMAFGGFGNLFAAENAKRAAQQQKHVILLWMSGGPSQFETWDPKPGMPTGGPHLSIPTSVLGLHIDEFMPKLARLSNRVATIRSMSTNDNDHSTGSFLAQTGHPPSRVIAPPPHWLSMAAHQLPSAKPHLPDFVNINKEGDALTSPGPGFLGAKYQWLFCPGNGQPPENLPAAGSVSLDAFQRREALRTRMSQRFRSARDANKIDAHDTAYSQMGELLAATEIFDLANVSPTDRDRYGQSRFGRDCLLARQLVEQGVPFVRVQHQNGLAWDKHRQAFESQRHITAEFDTAAGALIDDLIDRGLWERTLVVMMGEFGRTPEILGQGPPGRNHWSKSWSLSFGGCGVKEGVVVGATNKLGTEIADRPVTIHDLFCTFFTVLGLDPHEELTFEGRPVPLVENKLGKPIAEVL; translated from the coding sequence ATGGATGACCATTTGATTGACGAACAACATCGGCTTGAGCACCTCGTTTCTCGGCGGACGCTGCTGCGGGGAGCCATCGCGGGCGGGATGGCGTTTGGCGGATTCGGAAATCTGTTTGCCGCCGAGAATGCGAAGCGCGCCGCTCAGCAGCAGAAACACGTGATTCTGCTCTGGATGAGCGGCGGACCGAGTCAGTTCGAGACCTGGGACCCCAAGCCCGGAATGCCCACGGGCGGGCCACACTTGTCGATTCCGACGTCAGTGCTCGGACTGCACATCGATGAGTTCATGCCGAAGCTGGCTCGGCTGTCGAATCGCGTGGCCACCATTCGCAGCATGTCGACCAACGACAACGATCACTCGACCGGTTCGTTCCTCGCCCAGACCGGACATCCGCCCAGCCGAGTCATCGCTCCGCCGCCACATTGGCTGTCGATGGCGGCCCACCAACTGCCGTCGGCGAAACCCCATCTGCCGGATTTCGTGAACATCAACAAAGAAGGCGACGCTCTGACCAGCCCCGGACCGGGGTTTCTCGGGGCGAAGTATCAGTGGCTGTTTTGTCCGGGGAACGGGCAGCCGCCGGAGAATCTGCCCGCGGCGGGGTCGGTGTCGCTTGACGCCTTTCAACGCCGTGAAGCTCTGCGAACCCGTATGAGTCAGCGGTTCCGCTCGGCCCGCGACGCGAACAAGATCGACGCACACGACACAGCCTACTCGCAGATGGGCGAGCTACTCGCCGCGACGGAGATTTTCGATCTGGCGAATGTCTCGCCGACGGATCGGGATCGCTACGGCCAGAGCCGCTTCGGCCGCGATTGCCTGCTCGCTCGGCAGTTGGTCGAGCAGGGCGTACCGTTCGTCCGCGTGCAACATCAAAACGGGCTCGCCTGGGACAAGCATCGGCAGGCGTTCGAAAGCCAGCGGCACATCACGGCCGAATTCGATACGGCGGCCGGGGCGTTGATCGACGACCTGATCGACCGCGGCCTGTGGGAGCGAACGCTGGTCGTGATGATGGGCGAATTCGGCCGCACGCCGGAAATCCTCGGCCAAGGTCCGCCGGGGCGGAATCACTGGTCGAAGAGCTGGTCGTTGTCATTCGGCGGCTGCGGCGTGAAGGAAGGTGTCGTGGTCGGGGCGACGAACAAACTCGGCACGGAGATCGCGGACCGGCCAGTCACGATCCACGATCTGTTCTGCACTTTCTTCACAGTCCTGGGGCTCGACCCGCACGAGGAGCTGACCTTCGAAGGCCGCCCGGTGCCGCTGGTCGAGAACAAACTCGGCAAGCCGATCGCGGAGGTGCTGTGA
- a CDS encoding DUF1552 domain-containing protein, producing MFFNRRDALKTLGLSAGATFLHPILTQLKAHAAGQPITAKRFVFVVESNGVKPQQMPPEGVVRKEREQKPLNGPAEFIDVPLSGKKLAFSLEPVAAWQDKLTIVNGLSGRICGGGHSNDHGALGAVPGGRKGPAECHETIDAALAKAVPGIFPHIGLGISKRLENNVVYSISAWGAGKMLPIMCQPMQAYNALFGSVAEGSAKQEFLAKNNVLDFLKDDVKAAAANLAGPEREQFGAYLETFETLRHRQSRLNEIQHTLREKGPVTNDKYRSKVETDRLDAQFDLGAAALICGLTNVLTISSAAGEQDFDITFTGLGFKQGKHHTGHGGSQNNMTYLEQYDMIRRYHFDLIAGLCKKLDAVKEGDGTMLDNTLIVYLSDGAEAHHSRCWEWPMVVLGDLGGKLKTGRYVDYPGYGQPGHRTIANMYVTLLHLAGSSRDSFGMADPGLKDFNQHGPLEELLG from the coding sequence ATGTTTTTCAATCGTCGCGATGCCCTGAAAACCCTCGGCCTGTCTGCGGGCGCCACATTCCTGCACCCGATCTTGACGCAATTAAAGGCCCACGCCGCCGGACAGCCGATCACGGCCAAGCGGTTCGTATTCGTCGTCGAGAGCAACGGCGTGAAGCCGCAGCAGATGCCGCCCGAAGGCGTTGTCCGCAAGGAACGCGAACAGAAGCCGCTCAACGGTCCGGCGGAATTTATCGACGTGCCGCTGTCCGGGAAAAAGCTGGCGTTCTCGCTCGAACCGGTCGCGGCGTGGCAGGACAAGCTAACGATCGTCAACGGGCTTTCAGGCCGCATTTGCGGCGGCGGGCACTCGAACGATCACGGGGCGCTCGGTGCCGTCCCCGGCGGTCGCAAGGGACCGGCGGAATGTCACGAGACGATCGACGCCGCACTTGCTAAAGCGGTCCCAGGCATCTTTCCGCACATCGGTCTGGGCATCTCCAAGCGGCTGGAAAACAACGTCGTTTACAGCATCTCGGCCTGGGGTGCTGGGAAGATGCTGCCAATCATGTGCCAGCCGATGCAGGCTTACAACGCCCTGTTCGGCAGCGTTGCGGAAGGATCGGCGAAACAAGAATTCCTCGCCAAGAACAACGTGCTCGACTTCCTCAAGGACGACGTAAAGGCGGCCGCGGCCAACCTGGCCGGACCGGAACGCGAGCAATTCGGAGCGTATCTCGAAACGTTCGAGACACTCCGTCACCGCCAGAGTCGGCTGAACGAGATTCAGCACACGCTGCGGGAGAAAGGCCCGGTCACCAACGACAAGTACCGTAGCAAGGTCGAAACCGATCGGCTTGACGCCCAGTTCGATCTCGGGGCCGCGGCGTTGATTTGCGGACTAACCAACGTGCTGACGATCTCGTCCGCCGCCGGTGAGCAAGACTTCGACATCACCTTCACCGGGTTGGGCTTCAAACAGGGGAAACACCACACGGGCCACGGCGGAAGCCAGAACAACATGACGTACCTAGAGCAGTACGACATGATCCGGCGCTACCACTTCGACCTGATCGCCGGCCTGTGCAAAAAGCTCGACGCGGTGAAGGAAGGGGACGGCACGATGCTGGACAACACGCTGATCGTCTACCTGAGCGACGGGGCCGAGGCGCATCACAGCCGCTGCTGGGAGTGGCCGATGGTGGTGCTCGGCGACCTGGGCGGCAAGCTGAAGACCGGCCGCTACGTCGACTACCCCGGCTACGGCCAGCCCGGCCACCGCACGATCGCCAACATGTACGTGACGCTATTGCACTTGGCCGGCTCGTCGCGCGACAGCTTCGGCATGGCCGATCCGGGGCTGAAGGACTTTAACCAGCACGGTCCACTGGAGGAACTGCTTGGGTAG
- a CDS encoding DUF1501 domain-containing protein — MSTFENRFRLSRRDLLAQTTYGVGMIGLASVLAGHSEASVTPLAARPPHFPARAKRIIHLWMNGGPSQVDTFDPKPALQKYAGQRPESTIGLTTQNGTGGLMPSPFRFTRHGQSGLEISELFPHVARHADDLCVIRSMHTNTPVHEASNWLMFTGNVQPIRPAYGSWLLYGLGTENENLPGFIVLGEGQPVNGPSNWSSRFLPGIYQGCQVVLPGDYRPENALANLHNASLSLQGQRRELDFTQRLNDLHRERVGAENAFGARMDSMELAYRMQISAAEAFDSRGESQQILDLYGLTGLNAGAPPNAKNDLRRTTFARNCLLARRLAERGVRVIQIYYGNQQPWDTHGNNSSAHQSLAGNVDQPIAGLLTDLKQRGLLEDTLVVWGGEFGRTPTTQGSNGRDHNHYGFSMWLAGGGVRGGLAYGATDEFGFKAVENRVHVHDLHATMLHLMGLDHEKLTYRYSGRDYRLTDVHGEVIRDILV; from the coding sequence ATGTCGACGTTTGAAAATCGTTTCCGCCTTTCTCGCCGCGATTTGTTGGCCCAGACGACCTATGGAGTCGGCATGATCGGCCTTGCGTCGGTACTGGCCGGCCACTCGGAGGCCAGCGTGACCCCGTTGGCGGCTCGGCCGCCGCACTTCCCCGCGCGAGCCAAACGCATCATCCATCTCTGGATGAACGGCGGCCCATCGCAGGTCGACACGTTCGACCCCAAGCCGGCTCTCCAGAAATACGCCGGCCAGCGTCCCGAAAGCACCATCGGGCTCACCACGCAGAACGGGACGGGCGGACTGATGCCGTCGCCGTTTCGGTTCACCCGGCATGGACAGTCGGGCCTGGAAATCAGCGAACTCTTTCCGCACGTCGCCCGCCATGCCGACGACCTGTGTGTAATCCGCTCGATGCACACGAACACGCCGGTTCACGAGGCATCCAATTGGTTGATGTTCACCGGTAACGTACAGCCGATTCGGCCTGCGTATGGTTCCTGGCTGCTGTATGGTCTGGGGACGGAAAACGAGAACCTTCCCGGCTTCATCGTTTTGGGCGAAGGTCAGCCGGTCAACGGGCCGTCCAACTGGAGCAGCCGATTTCTGCCGGGAATTTATCAGGGTTGCCAGGTCGTGCTTCCCGGCGATTATCGACCGGAAAATGCGCTCGCGAATCTGCACAACGCAAGCCTATCCCTGCAAGGGCAGCGTCGGGAACTCGACTTCACGCAACGGCTCAACGACCTACATCGCGAGCGAGTGGGCGCCGAGAACGCCTTTGGGGCACGCATGGATTCGATGGAATTGGCGTATCGCATGCAGATTTCGGCGGCCGAGGCGTTCGACAGCCGCGGCGAATCCCAGCAGATTCTCGATCTCTACGGTTTGACGGGGCTCAACGCCGGCGCGCCCCCCAATGCCAAGAACGACCTTCGCCGAACGACCTTTGCCCGCAACTGCCTGCTCGCACGTCGGCTTGCGGAGCGAGGTGTTCGCGTCATCCAGATCTACTACGGCAATCAGCAGCCCTGGGACACGCACGGCAACAACTCCTCGGCCCATCAAAGCCTTGCGGGGAACGTCGATCAACCCATCGCGGGGTTGCTCACGGATCTCAAACAGCGTGGATTGCTCGAGGACACGCTGGTTGTCTGGGGCGGCGAATTCGGCCGCACCCCGACGACGCAAGGAAGTAATGGCCGCGACCACAACCACTACGGTTTCTCGATGTGGCTGGCGGGAGGCGGGGTACGTGGCGGGCTCGCCTACGGTGCCACCGATGAGTTCGGCTTCAAGGCGGTGGAGAATCGAGTCCACGTTCACGATCTGCATGCCACCATGTTGCACCTCATGGGTCTCGACCACGAAAAGCTCACCTACCGCTACAGCGGCCGCGACTATCGCCTGACCGACGTGCATGGCGAGGTGATCCGCGACATCCTCGTTTAA
- a CDS encoding PSD1 and planctomycete cytochrome C domain-containing protein, with protein MLVEHCYACHSADAARAKKLKGDLLLDTRDGIRKGGESGPAVVPGKVKESVLISAIRHESFEMPPKGKLPEAVIADFVKWIEMGAADPRDGTSVVKKYEIDIEAGRKFWSFRPLAEVAVPQVRDAKWPRGEIDRFVLSKLEENSLAPLAVAEPRDLVRRLYFDLLGLPPTLEEIDRFLAAAQRDREGAVAALVDELLKSPHFGERWGRHWLDVARYGESNGAPKNNNQWFAAWRYRDYVIASFNADKPYDQFLREQIAGDLLPYDNDAQRDEQLMATAFLALGSKPDGNVRMDVLAEQLDTVGRSLLGIAIGCARCHDHKFDPVTTHDFYAMAGIFNNTGVNDDAPIVPATRGRSPEGKKRLAIEGAAFATMHSVTTKLEDALAEAGLMKLPDESWQDSLQRYPNAGQRAKLEPLLADLAKAEAELEKLLASPPAEIVDTMSATDRLAPGNKQDLQVRIRGNEDNLGDVVPRGIMQVLYTGDSPEIPAKSSGRLQLAEVLEHHPLAARVMVNRVWHHLFGRGLVRTVDDFGTMGERPTHPELLEWLAGRFVADGYSLKQTVRRIVLSRAYQLTAADPPSDRYRQVDSDNALLWRHSPRRLDGEALRDSILCVSGSLIRRPPTRFENDLHAFRMTDARTLDRLDFRTVFLPVHRGARIDLLAAFNFPPSDLVIGRRETPSVPTQSLFLMNSPLVLEHANRAALRLLNSAATDEERVQLAYSLFFGRSATADEQQEGLVFLGQTSAAGDGRLAQRQVWAEFCQALFCSAEFRFLR; from the coding sequence GTGCTGGTCGAGCATTGCTACGCCTGCCATTCGGCCGATGCCGCCCGGGCGAAGAAGCTCAAGGGAGACTTGCTGCTCGACACGCGGGACGGGATCCGCAAAGGGGGCGAGAGCGGGCCGGCGGTTGTTCCCGGCAAGGTCAAGGAGAGCGTGCTGATTTCGGCGATCCGGCACGAGTCGTTTGAGATGCCCCCCAAGGGCAAATTGCCCGAGGCGGTGATCGCCGACTTCGTGAAGTGGATCGAGATGGGAGCGGCCGATCCGCGAGACGGTACGTCGGTTGTGAAGAAGTACGAGATCGACATCGAAGCCGGGCGCAAGTTCTGGTCGTTCCGCCCGCTGGCCGAGGTCGCCGTCCCGCAGGTGCGCGATGCGAAGTGGCCGCGCGGCGAGATCGATCGGTTTGTGCTGAGCAAGCTGGAGGAGAACTCGCTGGCGCCGCTGGCCGTCGCCGAGCCGCGCGACCTGGTGCGGCGGTTGTATTTCGACTTGCTCGGGCTGCCGCCGACATTGGAGGAGATCGACCGGTTCCTCGCCGCCGCCCAGCGCGACCGCGAGGGGGCCGTCGCGGCGCTGGTGGATGAGTTGCTCAAGTCGCCGCATTTCGGCGAACGATGGGGCCGGCACTGGCTCGACGTGGCCCGGTACGGCGAATCGAACGGCGCGCCCAAGAACAACAATCAATGGTTCGCCGCTTGGCGTTATCGCGATTACGTCATCGCCTCGTTCAACGCCGACAAGCCGTACGACCAATTCCTGCGCGAACAGATTGCCGGCGACCTGTTGCCCTACGACAACGACGCGCAGCGCGACGAGCAACTGATGGCCACGGCGTTCCTGGCATTGGGCAGCAAACCCGACGGCAACGTGCGGATGGATGTGCTCGCGGAGCAGCTCGACACGGTCGGTCGTTCGCTGCTGGGGATCGCCATCGGCTGTGCCCGCTGCCACGATCACAAGTTTGATCCGGTGACGACCCACGACTTCTACGCGATGGCGGGGATCTTCAACAACACGGGCGTCAACGACGACGCGCCGATCGTGCCAGCCACGCGCGGGCGGAGCCCCGAGGGGAAAAAGCGGCTGGCCATCGAAGGCGCGGCATTCGCCACGATGCACAGCGTGACGACGAAACTCGAAGACGCGCTGGCCGAAGCCGGCTTGATGAAGCTGCCCGACGAATCGTGGCAGGACTCGCTGCAGCGTTATCCGAATGCCGGCCAGCGGGCCAAGCTGGAGCCGCTGTTGGCCGATCTGGCCAAGGCCGAAGCGGAACTGGAGAAGCTGCTGGCATCGCCCCCCGCCGAGATCGTCGACACGATGTCGGCGACCGATCGTCTGGCGCCCGGCAACAAGCAGGACCTGCAAGTTCGCATCCGCGGCAACGAAGACAATCTCGGTGATGTTGTGCCGCGCGGGATCATGCAGGTGCTGTACACGGGTGACTCGCCGGAGATTCCGGCCAAGTCGAGCGGCCGGCTGCAACTGGCCGAAGTGCTGGAGCACCATCCGCTTGCTGCCCGCGTGATGGTCAATCGTGTGTGGCACCACTTGTTTGGCCGCGGCCTGGTGCGGACCGTGGACGATTTCGGCACGATGGGCGAACGGCCGACCCATCCCGAATTGCTGGAGTGGTTGGCCGGCCGCTTTGTGGCCGACGGTTATTCGCTCAAGCAAACCGTGCGGCGGATCGTGCTCAGCCGGGCATATCAATTGACGGCGGCCGACCCGCCGAGCGATCGCTATCGGCAAGTGGATTCGGACAACGCGCTGCTGTGGCGGCACAGTCCGCGTCGACTCGACGGCGAGGCCCTGCGCGACAGCATTCTGTGCGTCAGCGGCAGTCTGATCCGCCGACCGCCCACGCGCTTCGAAAATGACCTGCACGCTTTCCGCATGACCGACGCGCGGACGCTCGACCGGCTCGATTTTCGCACCGTCTTTCTGCCCGTGCATCGGGGCGCGAGGATCGACCTGTTGGCGGCGTTCAACTTTCCGCCGTCGGACTTGGTGATCGGTCGGCGCGAAACGCCCTCGGTGCCGACGCAATCGCTGTTTCTGATGAACAGCCCGCTGGTGCTCGAGCATGCCAACCGGGCGGCGCTGCGGCTGTTGAACTCGGCAGCGACGGACGAAGAGCGCGTGCAGCTCGCATACTCGCTGTTCTTTGGCCGCTCAGCCACGGCCGACGAACAACAGGAAGGGCTGGTATTTTTGGGCCAGACCTCGGCGGCGGGAGATGGACGACTCGCTCAACGGCAGGTTTGGGCGGAGTTCTGTCAGGCACTGTTTTGTTCGGCCGAGTTTCGATTCTTGAGGTAG
- a CDS encoding DUF1588 domain-containing protein: protein MQPASDFVLRISGCLLLLALPFRLASAAELKFTNADESRAEFERSVQPFLVKHCVKCHGAKDPEGELDLTTLDPDMKASTSGARWATIVEKLTKGEMPPKEKPRPDAVGLAATIGWAHAESKRANRNFTRRAAYENGNIIPNSVLFDPKNIPPFDGASRVRRVSPEIYGAFLKDAAKRPGANQPFSPVGGTTFKDMGDPTIDEPVTATLFQNALLIVEGQTIHTVENGKIVKWNGARELQPLFDPQVAPTDAQLETAITFQFKQILKRPPTDREREKFVALLKKNMYEAGHVVGARYALATVLMLPEAVFRMEVGSGQPDEKGRLRLAPREIAYAIAYALTDKGPDSQLLAAAATGGLDTDEGVAQQVQRLLDDAKTDKPRILRFFREYFGYDKATDVFKEANGGGTAVDHPGHEPQVLVEDTDRLVQYVLDQDRDVLRELLTTNKSFVAYKSAAEAKKKVAEARAKFEADLKKDPVKNAGKVFKPQQKLIYESYGLADFPVEQPVDLPADQRAGILTQPSWLVANSTTFDNHAIHRGKWIRERLLGNVVPDIPITVDAQLPIAPEKTLRERMAVTKQEYCWKCHQLMNDLAYPFEQYDHFGRFRTAEQVLDPDATEKNVDKKGKSLGQMMRGAPLNVSGLVAHVGDPSLEGPVNGPVELMKRLASSERVEQVFVRHAFRYWLGRNESPGDAASLQAAHQAYQESDGSMKALITALLTSESFLHRVPASPEPNAAPKAELKKSSS, encoded by the coding sequence ATGCAACCCGCCTCGGATTTCGTGCTTCGAATTTCCGGCTGCCTGCTTCTGCTCGCACTGCCCTTCCGCTTGGCATCCGCGGCCGAGCTGAAATTCACCAACGCCGACGAGAGCCGGGCGGAGTTCGAACGGTCGGTCCAGCCGTTCCTCGTCAAGCACTGCGTCAAGTGCCACGGTGCGAAAGATCCCGAGGGCGAACTGGATCTGACGACGCTCGACCCCGATATGAAGGCCAGCACCAGCGGGGCGCGGTGGGCGACGATCGTGGAGAAACTCACGAAGGGCGAGATGCCGCCGAAGGAGAAGCCGCGGCCGGATGCGGTGGGCCTGGCAGCGACGATCGGCTGGGCTCACGCCGAGTCGAAACGCGCCAACCGGAACTTCACCCGCCGCGCCGCGTACGAAAACGGCAACATCATCCCGAACTCTGTGCTGTTCGATCCGAAGAATATCCCGCCGTTCGACGGCGCGAGCCGCGTCCGTCGCGTCAGCCCGGAAATCTATGGTGCGTTCCTCAAGGACGCCGCCAAGCGGCCCGGCGCCAATCAGCCGTTTTCGCCCGTGGGCGGCACGACGTTCAAGGATATGGGCGATCCGACGATCGACGAACCGGTCACCGCCACGCTATTTCAGAACGCGCTGTTGATCGTTGAGGGGCAGACGATCCACACGGTCGAGAATGGCAAGATCGTCAAATGGAATGGAGCCAGGGAACTCCAGCCGCTGTTCGATCCGCAGGTCGCGCCGACCGACGCGCAGCTCGAAACGGCGATCACTTTCCAATTCAAACAGATTCTCAAACGCCCGCCGACCGACCGCGAGCGGGAGAAGTTCGTGGCGCTGCTCAAGAAGAACATGTATGAGGCGGGCCATGTGGTCGGCGCTCGCTATGCCCTGGCGACGGTGCTGATGCTGCCCGAGGCCGTGTTTCGGATGGAGGTGGGCAGCGGCCAGCCCGATGAAAAGGGCCGCTTGCGGCTGGCTCCGCGCGAAATCGCGTATGCGATCGCCTACGCGCTGACCGACAAGGGGCCGGATTCGCAGCTTCTGGCGGCCGCGGCGACGGGCGGGCTCGATACCGATGAGGGAGTCGCCCAGCAGGTGCAGCGGTTGCTCGACGACGCCAAGACCGACAAACCCCGCATCCTGCGGTTCTTCCGCGAGTATTTTGGCTACGACAAGGCGACCGACGTCTTCAAAGAAGCGAATGGCGGCGGGACGGCCGTCGATCATCCGGGGCACGAGCCGCAGGTGCTCGTCGAGGACACCGACCGGCTGGTGCAGTACGTGCTCGATCAGGACCGCGACGTGCTCCGCGAACTACTCACCACGAACAAGTCCTTCGTGGCATACAAGTCGGCGGCTGAGGCGAAAAAGAAGGTTGCCGAAGCACGGGCCAAGTTCGAAGCAGACCTCAAGAAGGATCCTGTGAAGAACGCAGGGAAAGTGTTCAAACCGCAACAGAAATTGATTTACGAGTCGTACGGGCTGGCCGATTTTCCCGTCGAGCAGCCGGTGGACCTGCCGGCCGATCAGCGGGCCGGGATTCTGACGCAGCCGTCGTGGCTGGTAGCGAATTCGACGACGTTCGACAACCACGCGATCCACCGCGGCAAGTGGATTCGTGAACGATTGTTGGGGAACGTCGTGCCCGACATCCCGATCACGGTCGATGCGCAACTCCCCATCGCTCCCGAAAAGACGCTCCGCGAGCGGATGGCGGTGACGAAGCAGGAATACTGCTGGAAGTGTCACCAGTTGATGAATGATCTGGCGTACCCGTTCGAACAGTACGACCACTTCGGCCGCTTCCGTACTGCGGAGCAGGTGCTCGATCCCGATGCGACGGAGAAGAACGTCGACAAGAAGGGAAAGAGTCTCGGCCAAATGATGCGGGGTGCGCCGCTGAACGTCAGCGGACTGGTGGCTCATGTCGGCGACCCGAGCCTGGAAGGGCCGGTGAACGGTCCGGTCGAGCTCATGAAGCGGCTGGCGTCGTCCGAGCGCGTCGAACAGGTATTCGTGCGGCATGCGTTCCGCTATTGGCTGGGGCGGAACGAATCGCCCGGCGATGCGGCCAGTCTGCAAGCGGCGCACCAGGCATATCAGGAGAGCGACGGCAGTATGAAAGCGCTCATCACCGCGCTACTGACCAGTGAATCGTTCTTGCACCGTGTCCCTGCTTCCCCGGAACCGAACGCGGCGCCCAAAGCCGAATTGAAGAAGTCTAGTTCCTAA